Part of the Streptomyces sp. WMMC500 genome is shown below.
GCGGCCAGAAACGCGGTCTACGGCTCGGACGTGCGCGTCGCGGAGCGGACCGACGTCCAGGAGATCGTGCTCACGGCGGACGAGAACGGCTCCGTGGCGCTCTACCTCGACGGGCAGTTGCGCGTCGACTCCGCGGACGAGCGCCGCTACCACGAGGCGCTGACGCAGCCGGCGCTGGCCGCGCCGGACTCGCGGCGGCGGGTCCTCGTCCTCGGCGGCGGCGACGGGCTGGCGGCCCGCGAGGCGCTGCGGCACGCCGACGTCGCGGAGGTGACGGTCGTCGAGCTGGACGAGGAGCTGAGCCGGCTGGCGGCCGAGGACCCGCGCCTGACCCGGCTCAACGAGCACGCGTACGGGGACCCGCGGCTGCGGGTGGTGCAGGCGGAGGCGTTCGACTGGCTGCGGCGGTCGGCGCCGCGGGGGCGGTACGACGTGATCGTGTCGGACCTGCCGGGGCCGGAGAACACGGGGAGCACGAAGCTCTACTCGCAGGAGTTCTACGGGCTGGCGGGGCGGGCGCTGGCGGACGGGGGACGGCTGGTGGTGCACGCGGCCACGTGGGCGGGGTCGGGCACGGCCGGGGGGTCCGGGGACGCGGCGCACAGCCTGTGGACGGTGGCGTCGACCGTACGGGCCGCGGGGCTGGCCCCGTCGGCGTACGAGGCGGGGGACGGCGACGACCGCTGGGGCTTCGTGCTCGCCGCCCGCCGGCCCCTCGCCCCGACGCTGCCCCCGGGCGCCGGCGTGCTGGCGGCGCCGCCGGAGGCGGCGGACCTGGCGCCGTCGACGCTGCTGCACCCGAGGTATACGGGGTGAGCGCGGGCCGGGTGCGGTGCGGGAGGCGGTCCCTCGCGCGTACTTTCTGCTGGTCGGGGCCGGTGCGAAGGGTTTCGGGGGCGGTGGAGTGACCTCTTCCGCCACCCGCCGCAGAACCCTGTGCCGCGCAGTTCCCCGTGGGTAGGCTCCGCTCCATGGAGCGAGAGGTGTACGTACCGCAGCCCGCAGAAACCGTTCGCCGCGCCCTGTCCGACCCCGAGCGGGTCGCCCGCAGCGTCCCCGGGCTGACGCTCGACGAGGACCAGGCGGAGGAGCGGGGCACGCTGCGCGGCCGGCTGCGGCTGCGCGTCGCCGGCTCCAGCATCACGTACCGCGGCACGCTGCGGCTGACGCCGCTGGGCGACTCCGTCGCCGTGGAGGCGGAGGGCGGGGAGTCGCGCGGCAGCGGGGCGGTGACGGCGTCGCTCACCCTCACGCCGCGGGACGCGGACGAGGCGGGCACGACCTCGCTGGTGTGCGCGGGGACCGTGTCGAGTACGGGGCGGCTGGCGGCCGTCGAGGCGGCGCAGGCGGAGGCGGCGGGCGGACGGCTGCTGGAACGCTTCGCGGAGAGCCTGGCGGCGGACCTGGAGGCGGAGCCGCTCGCGGAGGCGCCCGGGGAGCCGGCGGGGACGGCGGAGGCAGCGGAGGCGCCGGAGCACCCGGACGACGCCGTGCAGCCGTCGGACGCCGCCGACGTCGGGCTCGGCGACGACAACGAGCGCGCCATCCCCGGCATCCCGGCCCCCGAGCAGTCCGGCGAGACCCCGCCCGGCGAGGGCAGGGCCTTCGACGCCGAGGTGCCGCCGCCGTCACTCGACCCGCTGGCCGACGACATGCTGGACGCCCTGGCCGACGAGGAGGAGGACGCGGACGAGCCGGCCGACGACCTGCTGGAGGAGCCGGAGGCCGCGCACGCCCGGCGCACGATGATCGGCCGCAGCGCGGAGGAGGTCGACCACGCCCCGCCGCGCGGCCGGTACGCCCCGGAGCCGGCCGCCGACGCGCCCGTACCCACGTCGAGTCTGCGCTGGCTGGCACCGGCCGCGGCACTGGCGGTGGCCACGGCGGTCATCGTCGGCCGCGCCCTGCGCCGGCGCCACTGACCGGCTCCGCCGAGGGCCGCGGACGAAGGGACCGGCGCCGCCGGGCCCGGCGATACGGACACACCCGCCAGCCCGCGATCAGTAAGGACCGGGGCCCCGAGGGCCTTTGCGCGCTCCTGGGCACGGAGCCACAGGTCCTGCCCGCTGTGCCGCCGGCCGGGTCCGCCGGGCGGGCACCCCGAAGGGCCGCGCTCCGCACCGGGCCCGGGCCCCGGGCCCCGGGCCCGGAGAACCGAGCGCGTTCGGGCGGCACGCGCGCGTCTGTGCCGGCGGCGCCCCACCCCCGCGCGCCCGCGACGACCCGACGCCGCCACCGCCGCCCGCACCACCCCCTCGCGACCCCGCTCGCGCCCACCCCGCAGCCGCTGCCCGGCCTGCACCGGCGCCGCCCGCAGGGCGTCCCGCGTCCGGTCGCCCCGGCCCCTCGTCTAGGCTCGACCCGTGCCCACACGTCTCACCGCCGGTGACGCCGAGTTGACGATGGATCCCCGCAACGGCTGCCGGGTCGCGAGCCTCCGCGTGGCCGGTGCCGAGCTGCTGCGGGCCGGGGAGCGCTACGGCTGCTTCCCCATGGTGCCCTTCTGCAGCCGCCTGGAGCGGGGCGAGTTCCGCAACGGCGCCGTCAGACACCGCCTCCCCGCCGACGCCCCGCCGCACGCCATCCACGGCACCGGCCGCGACACCGCCTGGCGCACCCTGCGCGCCGCCGGCGCCGACGACAAGGCAGTCGCGGCGTTCTCGTACGACCTCGCCGACCCCTGGCCGTACCCGGGACGCGTGACCCAACTGGTCGAGCTGGAGCCGGACAAGGTGACCCTCACGCTCGCCGTGGAGACCGCCGGCGACTCCTTCCCCGCGCAGGCCGGCTGGCACCCCTGGTTCGTACGCGACCTCGACGGGCGAAGGCCCCCCGGGGACGCCGGCGTGCGCATCGACTTCTCCGCCGCCTGGCAGGAGGAGCGCGGCGCGGACCACCTCCCCACCGGCAAGCGCATCGAGCCGCGGCCCGGCCCGTGGGACGACTGCTTCGGCATGCCCGACGGCGTCGAGGTGACGCTGACCTGGCCCGGCCGGCTGGAGCTGACCGTCACCAGCCGCGCGGAGTGGGTCGTCGTGTACGACGAGCAGCCCGAGGCCGTCTGCGTGGAGCCGCAGTCCGGCCCGCCGAACGGGCTCAACACCCATCCCCGCCTCGTCACCCCCATCGATCCGCTGGAGGTCTCGACCAC
Proteins encoded:
- a CDS encoding polyamine aminopropyltransferase; translation: MIEPYEQTTRAPGRAPAPPGTPPPALPVPPATGRFLVLAAVFVCAACGLVYELELVALGSYLIGDSVTQASVVLSVMVFAMGVGSLLAKRLRIRAAVAFGAVEAVLALLGGLSAIALHACFAWFGQPRFVLVAYALAIGVLIGAEVPLLMTLIQRVRRQDPGGAVADLFAADYVGALAGGLAFPFVLLPWLGQLSSALITGAVNATAGSALVLYLFRHDLSRRARWALFAANATVLALLALTALLSAPFERAARNAVYGSDVRVAERTDVQEIVLTADENGSVALYLDGQLRVDSADERRYHEALTQPALAAPDSRRRVLVLGGGDGLAAREALRHADVAEVTVVELDEELSRLAAEDPRLTRLNEHAYGDPRLRVVQAEAFDWLRRSAPRGRYDVIVSDLPGPENTGSTKLYSQEFYGLAGRALADGGRLVVHAATWAGSGTAGGSGDAAHSLWTVASTVRAAGLAPSAYEAGDGDDRWGFVLAARRPLAPTLPPGAGVLAAPPEAADLAPSTLLHPRYTG
- a CDS encoding SRPBCC family protein — encoded protein: MEREVYVPQPAETVRRALSDPERVARSVPGLTLDEDQAEERGTLRGRLRLRVAGSSITYRGTLRLTPLGDSVAVEAEGGESRGSGAVTASLTLTPRDADEAGTTSLVCAGTVSSTGRLAAVEAAQAEAAGGRLLERFAESLAADLEAEPLAEAPGEPAGTAEAAEAPEHPDDAVQPSDAADVGLGDDNERAIPGIPAPEQSGETPPGEGRAFDAEVPPPSLDPLADDMLDALADEEEDADEPADDLLEEPEAAHARRTMIGRSAEEVDHAPPRGRYAPEPAADAPVPTSSLRWLAPAAALAVATAVIVGRALRRRH
- a CDS encoding aldose 1-epimerase, encoding MDPRNGCRVASLRVAGAELLRAGERYGCFPMVPFCSRLERGEFRNGAVRHRLPADAPPHAIHGTGRDTAWRTLRAAGADDKAVAAFSYDLADPWPYPGRVTQLVELEPDKVTLTLAVETAGDSFPAQAGWHPWFVRDLDGRRPPGDAGVRIDFSAAWQEERGADHLPTGKRIEPRPGPWDDCFGMPDGVEVTLTWPGRLELTVTSRAEWVVVYDEQPEAVCVEPQSGPPNGLNTHPRLVTPIDPLEVSTTWAWRTLG